A window from Rhizosphaericola mali encodes these proteins:
- the glgP gene encoding alpha-glucan family phosphorylase has product MQPNNFQGSYPINEKYSKRVAYFSMEYAIHQPLKIYSGGLGFLSGSHMRSAFELQQNMVGIGILWKYGYYDQGRNEDNSLQVQWIEKDYSFLEDINLKFTIKIHDSDVWVKVFYLNPEIFDTAPMFFMTTDIPENDYLSQTITHRLYDSNEATKIAQYILLGIGGATLLDKIGFNPDIYHLNEAHGLPMAFYLLNKYKSVDALREKFVFTTHTPEEAGNEKHDIHLCAEMSYFNGLPIDEVKRITGIQDDSFNLSLVALRLAKKANGVSRLHGEVARNMWGKYGNICPIISITNAQNWKYWGDKQLYSHKENQNILAFDDRKKYIKLRTFEIVGDQTGKIFDPHVLTIVWARRFAGYKRADFLLKNMERFEKLISNTQYPIQIIWAGKPYPKDEGSIQVFNKLVALSKKYPNVAVLTGYELTLSRRLKQAADIWLNNPRVPREASGTSGMTAAMNGAINFSTNDGWIPEFIKHNYNGFVIPQADYNHLSIEAQDDSDYNHLYEILENTILPMYYDRQDEWRNTIFHSMDDVRYAFDSNRMADEYYTELYN; this is encoded by the coding sequence ATGCAACCCAATAATTTTCAGGGATCCTATCCTATCAACGAAAAATATAGCAAACGTGTGGCTTATTTTTCAATGGAATATGCCATACATCAACCATTAAAAATCTATAGTGGAGGACTCGGCTTTTTGTCTGGTTCACACATGCGTAGTGCATTTGAACTACAACAAAACATGGTAGGCATTGGGATATTATGGAAATATGGATATTATGATCAAGGACGTAACGAGGACAATTCTTTGCAAGTTCAATGGATTGAAAAAGACTATAGTTTTTTAGAAGATATCAATCTAAAATTCACTATTAAAATACATGACAGTGATGTATGGGTAAAAGTCTTTTATCTCAATCCAGAGATTTTTGACACGGCGCCTATGTTTTTCATGACGACGGATATACCTGAAAACGATTATTTATCACAAACTATAACACATAGACTATACGACTCTAATGAAGCAACTAAAATTGCGCAATATATTCTTTTAGGAATTGGAGGAGCCACGCTTTTGGATAAAATTGGCTTCAATCCAGATATTTATCATTTGAATGAAGCCCATGGTTTACCCATGGCATTTTACCTTTTAAATAAGTATAAAAGTGTGGATGCATTAAGAGAAAAATTTGTTTTTACTACGCACACTCCTGAAGAAGCAGGAAATGAGAAACATGATATTCATCTATGTGCAGAAATGAGTTATTTCAATGGATTACCTATTGATGAAGTAAAACGAATTACTGGAATACAAGACGATAGTTTTAACCTTTCTCTAGTTGCATTAAGATTAGCCAAAAAAGCAAATGGCGTATCTCGTTTACATGGAGAAGTCGCTCGTAATATGTGGGGAAAATACGGAAATATTTGTCCGATTATTTCAATTACAAATGCACAAAATTGGAAATATTGGGGAGATAAACAACTTTATAGTCACAAGGAGAATCAAAATATCTTAGCTTTTGATGATCGAAAAAAATATATCAAACTACGTACATTTGAAATTGTAGGAGATCAAACAGGTAAAATATTTGATCCACATGTATTAACAATAGTTTGGGCAAGAAGATTTGCAGGATACAAACGTGCAGATTTCCTATTGAAAAATATGGAAAGATTTGAGAAACTTATTTCCAATACGCAATACCCCATTCAAATAATATGGGCAGGCAAACCTTATCCAAAAGATGAAGGTTCTATCCAAGTATTCAATAAATTGGTAGCATTAAGTAAAAAATATCCCAATGTTGCAGTACTTACAGGCTATGAATTAACTTTAAGTCGAAGACTCAAACAAGCTGCGGATATCTGGTTAAATAATCCACGTGTTCCGAGAGAAGCATCTGGGACAAGCGGCATGACTGCTGCGATGAACGGAGCTATTAATTTTTCTACGAATGATGGTTGGATTCCAGAATTTATAAAACATAACTATAATGGTTTCGTAATACCACAAGCAGACTATAATCATTTGAGTATAGAAGCTCAAGACGATTCAGACTATAATCATTTGTATGAAATTCTAGAAAACACCATCTTACCAATGTACTATGATAGGCAAGATGAGTGGCGTAACACTATTTTTCATAGTATGGATGATGTAAGATACGCATTTGACAGTAATAGAATGGCAGATGAGTATTACACAGAACTATATAATTAA
- a CDS encoding DeoR/GlpR family DNA-binding transcription regulator: MLKKERQYYILQQLNIHNKVLVTDLCLQMNVSEDTVRRDLQELSDNGKLLKVHGGALSNSFGRTLPDKNIYALPEKQIIAHKGASLIKDGMLVLLSGGSSVLELIRQLPPDLNATFVTPSIAAAQELINHSNSEVIFIGNQIYKSARMAVGVEVVRKLNDLHADLCFIGTNGIDIEHGLTDVDWEVLEVKRAMIASAEKTVLLTISQKLNTAQRLRCCKIEEIEYLLTELDPSDPKLQSYINKGVKVF; this comes from the coding sequence ATGCTTAAAAAAGAACGACAATATTATATCTTACAACAGTTAAATATTCATAATAAAGTATTGGTTACGGATTTATGTCTTCAAATGAATGTATCTGAAGATACGGTCAGGCGTGATTTACAAGAACTTTCAGATAATGGAAAATTACTCAAAGTCCATGGCGGGGCTTTGTCCAATTCATTTGGCCGTACATTGCCAGATAAAAATATTTATGCGCTTCCTGAAAAACAAATTATCGCACATAAAGGTGCGTCCTTGATTAAAGATGGAATGCTTGTTTTACTTTCTGGAGGGTCTTCCGTATTGGAATTAATCCGTCAATTGCCGCCAGATCTGAATGCAACATTTGTAACACCAAGCATTGCGGCTGCGCAAGAATTGATTAATCATTCTAATTCTGAAGTGATTTTTATTGGCAATCAAATATATAAATCAGCTCGAATGGCGGTTGGAGTGGAGGTTGTACGCAAGTTAAATGATTTACATGCGGACTTATGTTTTATCGGTACCAATGGGATTGATATAGAACATGGTTTGACAGATGTAGATTGGGAAGTTTTAGAAGTTAAAAGAGCCATGATTGCTTCTGCAGAAAAAACAGTATTACTTACTATCTCCCAAAAATTAAATACTGCTCAGAGATTGAGATGTTGTAAAATCGAAGAAATTGAATATTTACTTACAGAATTGGATCCTTCTGATCCTAAATTACAATCCTATATCAACAAAGGCGTAAAAGTTTTTTAA
- a CDS encoding GNAT family protein, whose protein sequence is MEYILKSVTEKDEHYLYDILELQQDNLPKNISSEEKSKEGFVTVEHSFETISQLAKNLPQFVAVDPYDKVVGYVLAMDENTKSIIPVLQPMFNLFNSLQYNEIQLSTQKIVVCGQACIGKEFRGIGLVGQLYNFMRATLDNQFECCVTEIATSNIRSRSAHKKVGFEEIHSFNDGKEDWEVVYWNWK, encoded by the coding sequence TTGGAATATATTTTAAAGTCTGTAACCGAAAAGGACGAGCATTATTTGTATGACATTTTGGAATTACAACAAGATAATTTACCCAAAAATATTTCCTCCGAAGAAAAATCTAAAGAAGGCTTTGTAACGGTAGAGCATTCATTTGAAACAATTAGTCAATTAGCTAAAAATTTACCACAATTTGTAGCAGTTGATCCCTACGATAAAGTTGTTGGATATGTATTGGCAATGGATGAAAATACAAAGTCTATCATTCCGGTTTTACAACCGATGTTTAATCTTTTCAATTCATTACAATACAATGAAATTCAGTTAAGTACGCAAAAAATTGTTGTTTGCGGCCAAGCTTGTATTGGTAAAGAATTTAGAGGAATTGGATTGGTTGGACAATTGTATAATTTTATGCGAGCAACCTTAGACAATCAATTTGAGTGTTGTGTAACGGAAATTGCCACATCTAATATTCGCTCTAGATCAGCACACAAAAAAGTCGGATTTGAAGAAATACACTCTTTCAATGATGGCAAAGAAGATTGGGAAGTCGTGTATTGGAATTGGAAATAA
- a CDS encoding S9 family peptidase produces the protein MSNRFKCLFSLLTCIPILIFAQKKPLNNTVYDSWQNTSNLSISENGHFVSYEVNPQEGDGILYIQTPKGDTLFKIARGYDGAFLNNKAFFICKIKPTYQQIRTAKIEKKTPEDSPHDSLAIINLNEPFISIHPNIQSYKYSKKQGALVAFLAEKTKAKAEHAPKDSVSRIQILQKEIDSLQNNLTNIQTKGFTAIKPAKKPKIFKEVGTALTIVNLENKDSVVIPFATDYEISDKDNKAIAIVGHDKTDSTYSVAYFSNGKIKTILNNALSIKNPSLNKMGDQATFLVDKDSTEKALRNFYAVYLFNSDKDITSPILTRAHDGMYKNWMISEFANATFSPSGKNLIIGTAPILPLKDTTLPEFERVHLDIWQYNEDDLHSSQLYNLAKDAKKNYKAIYNIEQDKFIQIEDSTFNRVFLTKKGDGQYFYALSDKGNRIEKQWLGQTHTDLYSINPVTGQKTKIFNSLLGMGRPSYTGKYFVFYDEFAKTLNVYNAESTQKKVLTGIKFPIYDEDNDVPAEPNLYGLMGWTKNDSAFYIYDKYDIWTVNPSNGKANQVTNFGRNNKIIVRYENLDPNKEYINTQKPLPVELYYDVTKNNQYATIDLKSGKIIDSVTPLGAYKVANIQKAKNSADYIFTKQNYQTSPNVYYTARADNFIQLSNINQQQSEYNWGSAELYKWKSYTGKLTEGIIYKPEDFDPKKKYPMISYFYERNNETLYNYLAPAPTPSRLNISYFVSRGYVVFVPDIWYTTGHPGLSAYNFIVSGIRSILKLGYVDSTKLGIQGQSWGGYQTAYLITKVPNLFAAAWAGAPVVNMFSAYGGIRWESGMNRQFQYEKTQSRIGKTIWEDPKLYVENSPLFNLPKVKTPVVIMSNDADGAVPWYQGIEMFTDLRRLGKKVWLLNYNGEAHNLMQRKNRKDISIREQQFFDWLLKGEKPATWITSGVPALMKDKTMGL, from the coding sequence ATGAGTAACCGTTTCAAATGCTTATTTTCATTATTGACATGTATTCCTATATTAATATTTGCACAAAAAAAACCTTTAAATAATACCGTATATGACAGTTGGCAAAACACAAGTAATTTGTCTATCAGTGAAAATGGTCACTTCGTTTCGTATGAGGTAAATCCGCAAGAAGGTGATGGTATTTTATACATTCAAACACCAAAGGGAGATACATTATTCAAAATAGCGCGTGGTTATGATGGTGCTTTTTTGAACAATAAGGCATTTTTTATTTGTAAAATAAAACCTACTTATCAACAAATAAGAACTGCCAAAATAGAGAAAAAAACACCAGAAGATAGTCCGCATGATTCATTGGCAATTATCAATCTCAATGAACCCTTTATAAGCATACACCCCAATATCCAATCCTATAAATACAGTAAAAAACAAGGTGCATTAGTCGCCTTTTTAGCAGAAAAAACAAAGGCAAAAGCAGAACATGCACCTAAGGATTCTGTATCTAGAATTCAAATATTGCAAAAGGAAATTGATAGTTTACAAAATAATTTAACGAATATTCAAACGAAAGGATTTACCGCTATTAAACCTGCGAAGAAACCCAAAATCTTTAAAGAAGTAGGGACTGCATTAACAATAGTAAACCTAGAAAATAAAGATAGCGTTGTTATTCCATTTGCAACAGATTATGAAATAAGTGATAAAGATAACAAAGCCATAGCAATCGTTGGACATGACAAAACGGACTCAACTTATAGTGTGGCCTATTTTTCTAATGGAAAAATAAAAACAATTTTGAACAATGCACTGTCTATCAAAAATCCTTCTTTAAATAAAATGGGCGATCAAGCTACTTTTTTGGTGGATAAAGACAGTACGGAAAAAGCCTTGAGAAATTTCTATGCGGTTTACTTGTTTAATTCGGATAAAGATATAACCTCGCCAATATTAACTAGAGCGCATGATGGCATGTACAAAAATTGGATGATTAGTGAATTTGCAAATGCAACATTTTCTCCATCAGGTAAAAATTTAATTATTGGAACGGCACCTATTTTACCCTTAAAAGACACTACACTTCCAGAATTTGAGAGGGTTCATTTGGACATTTGGCAATATAATGAAGATGATTTGCATAGTTCGCAACTATATAATTTGGCTAAAGATGCAAAGAAAAATTACAAAGCGATTTATAATATTGAACAAGATAAATTTATCCAAATTGAAGATTCCACTTTCAATAGAGTCTTTCTCACTAAAAAAGGAGATGGCCAATATTTCTATGCGCTTTCAGATAAAGGTAATAGAATTGAAAAACAGTGGCTCGGTCAGACACACACCGATCTTTATTCTATAAACCCAGTAACAGGACAAAAAACAAAAATCTTTAATTCCTTATTAGGTATGGGAAGACCGTCCTATACTGGAAAATATTTCGTTTTTTATGATGAATTTGCGAAAACACTAAATGTTTATAATGCAGAAAGCACTCAAAAAAAAGTTCTCACAGGTATTAAATTCCCTATTTATGATGAAGATAACGATGTCCCAGCAGAGCCAAACTTGTATGGTCTGATGGGATGGACAAAAAATGATTCTGCATTTTATATATATGACAAATACGATATCTGGACAGTTAATCCATCAAATGGAAAAGCAAATCAAGTGACTAATTTCGGTCGAAATAATAAAATTATAGTTCGCTATGAAAATCTAGATCCAAACAAAGAATATATTAATACTCAAAAACCGTTGCCCGTAGAATTATACTATGATGTCACAAAAAACAATCAATATGCGACTATAGATTTAAAATCAGGAAAAATCATTGATTCCGTCACGCCTTTGGGTGCATATAAAGTCGCTAATATTCAAAAAGCAAAAAATAGCGCAGATTATATTTTTACAAAACAAAATTATCAAACCTCGCCCAACGTTTATTATACTGCGAGAGCAGACAATTTTATCCAACTTTCCAATATCAACCAACAACAATCAGAATACAATTGGGGCTCGGCCGAACTATACAAATGGAAATCTTATACAGGAAAATTGACAGAAGGTATTATATATAAACCAGAAGATTTTGATCCTAAAAAGAAATATCCAATGATTTCATATTTTTATGAAAGAAATAATGAAACCTTATATAATTATCTTGCCCCAGCGCCAACTCCTTCTCGATTAAATATTTCCTATTTTGTAAGTAGAGGTTATGTTGTATTTGTTCCGGATATTTGGTATACAACAGGTCATCCAGGGCTTTCTGCCTACAATTTTATAGTTAGTGGTATTAGATCCATACTCAAATTAGGTTATGTAGATAGTACTAAATTAGGCATTCAAGGACAAAGTTGGGGTGGTTACCAAACAGCCTATTTGATTACTAAAGTGCCCAATTTATTCGCCGCTGCTTGGGCTGGCGCGCCTGTGGTAAATATGTTTAGTGCCTATGGTGGTATTCGTTGGGAAAGCGGTATGAATCGTCAATTTCAGTATGAAAAAACACAAAGCCGTATCGGAAAAACCATCTGGGAAGATCCAAAATTATATGTCGAAAATTCTCCTTTGTTCAATTTACCTAAAGTAAAAACGCCAGTGGTTATTATGTCCAATGATGCGGACGGTGCGGTGCCTTGGTATCAAGGTATTGAAATGTTCACCGACTTGCGAAGGTTGGGTAAAAAAGTGTGGTTACTCAACTATAATGGTGAGGCTCACAATTTAATGCAAAGAAAGAATAGAAAAGATATTTCCATCAGAGAACAACAATTTTTTGATTGGTTATTGAAAGGTGAAAAACCTGCGACTTGGATTACTTCTGGAGTGCCCGCTTTGATGAAAGACAAAACCATGGGATTATAA
- a CDS encoding Nramp family divalent metal transporter, translating to METKSQNKQSLSLVHETIDTTIPKKGFRKILAFFGPAYLVSVGYMDPGNWATDLQGGSQFGYKLIWILLLSNLMALLLQGMAARLGIVRRRDLAQANREEYPKVVNFLLYILAELAIAACDLAEVLGMAIGLNLLCGLPVIWGVTITVCDTFLLFYLEKLGMRKMEAFIIVLISIIGFSFLTELIFAKPHMGDVIKGFIPTKLSGDALYISIGIIGATVMPHNLYLHSALVQTRKISSDRDGILKAIKFNRIDSTIALNAAFFVNAAILILAGAIFYTSGHQNIAKIEDAYKLLEPMMGSFLAPTLFAIALIASGQSSTVTGTLAGQIVMEGYLHLRINPLLRRLITRIIAIVPAYITIIFFGEKDLDELLVFSQVILSLQLGFAIIPLIHFVSDKKKMGEFAIGPKTKIVAWMIAILVVYLNSKLVYDSISSYLETPGNIPIKLLIGFVALGFVILFIIMTFHPIIKKKFGYDESAMSIHGPERQLIEAEMTLHPLKKIAIALDFAMNDEIIIANALKQGGKDAVYYLIHITETPSAKYSGYKADDFETEKDKNQIDLYVNQLREMGFEAEGLIGYKNRVNEIVRLVKTYNADLLVLGSHNHKGIMDWIYGETVDKVRHKLSVPVLVVNK from the coding sequence ATGGAAACAAAATCTCAAAACAAACAATCTCTTAGCCTAGTTCACGAGACCATAGATACCACAATTCCCAAAAAAGGATTTAGGAAAATATTGGCTTTTTTTGGGCCAGCATATCTTGTTAGCGTTGGTTATATGGATCCCGGAAACTGGGCAACAGACTTACAAGGCGGTAGTCAATTTGGATACAAATTGATCTGGATTTTATTGCTTAGTAATTTGATGGCCCTGTTACTGCAAGGTATGGCTGCAAGATTGGGGATTGTAAGACGCCGTGATTTGGCACAAGCGAATCGAGAAGAATATCCCAAAGTTGTCAATTTTTTATTATACATATTAGCCGAATTAGCTATCGCCGCCTGTGATCTTGCCGAAGTGTTGGGTATGGCGATCGGTTTGAATTTACTTTGCGGCTTGCCCGTTATTTGGGGCGTAACGATTACCGTTTGTGATACATTTCTACTTTTTTATTTGGAAAAATTGGGAATGCGCAAAATGGAAGCCTTTATCATTGTACTGATTAGCATCATTGGTTTTTCATTTTTGACAGAATTAATCTTTGCAAAGCCACATATGGGGGATGTAATTAAGGGCTTTATTCCTACTAAATTATCTGGTGATGCATTGTATATTTCTATTGGGATTATTGGTGCGACAGTGATGCCGCATAATTTGTATTTACATTCTGCACTTGTACAAACACGTAAGATTAGTTCGGATAGAGATGGTATTTTAAAGGCAATTAAATTTAACCGAATTGACAGCACGATAGCCTTAAATGCTGCTTTTTTTGTCAATGCCGCAATTTTGATATTGGCAGGTGCTATTTTTTATACTTCGGGACATCAAAATATTGCCAAAATTGAAGATGCGTATAAATTATTAGAGCCGATGATGGGAAGTTTTTTGGCTCCCACATTATTTGCAATTGCATTGATTGCATCTGGTCAGAGTTCCACTGTAACAGGTACTTTAGCTGGTCAAATTGTGATGGAAGGATATTTGCATTTGCGTATTAATCCTCTACTTAGAAGATTGATTACGAGGATTATAGCAATCGTGCCAGCATATATCACCATTATATTTTTTGGAGAAAAAGATTTGGATGAATTATTGGTATTTAGCCAAGTAATTTTGAGTTTGCAATTGGGATTTGCCATAATACCTTTAATTCACTTTGTAAGTGATAAGAAAAAAATGGGCGAATTTGCTATTGGTCCAAAAACAAAAATCGTTGCTTGGATGATTGCGATTTTGGTTGTTTACCTAAATAGCAAATTGGTATATGATTCGATTTCTTCCTATCTAGAAACACCAGGAAATATTCCTATAAAATTATTGATTGGTTTTGTTGCTCTTGGATTTGTTATTTTATTTATTATCATGACTTTTCATCCTATTATTAAAAAGAAATTTGGATACGATGAAAGTGCTATGAGTATTCATGGTCCAGAAAGACAATTGATCGAAGCAGAAATGACCTTGCATCCATTGAAAAAAATCGCGATAGCTTTAGATTTTGCCATGAATGATGAAATTATCATTGCCAATGCGTTGAAACAAGGAGGAAAGGATGCGGTATATTATTTAATTCATATAACTGAAACGCCTTCGGCAAAATATTCCGGCTATAAAGCGGACGATTTTGAAACGGAAAAAGATAAAAATCAAATTGACTTGTATGTTAATCAATTACGTGAAATGGGATTTGAAGCGGAGGGATTGATTGGTTATAAAAATCGTGTCAACGAGATTGTAAGGCTGGTAAAGACCTACAATGCAGATTTATTAGTGCTTGGTTCGCACAATCATAAAGGTATCATGGATTGGATTTATGGTGAAACTGTAGATAAAGTGAGACACAAATTGTCTGTGCCGGTTTTGGTGGTCAATAAATAA
- the cmk gene encoding (d)CMP kinase: MKKINIAIDGYSSCGKSTIAKQLAKELQYIFIDSGAMYRAITLFFLQKNIAASDIEAIRSEISNIHLHFEFNTTTQKNEVVLNGVNVESQIRNLNISNNVSHYAAIAEIRKLAVAQQQSIGKNKGVVMDGRDIGTEVFPDAELKLFMTATPEVRTERRYKELVATQPDITREEVRKNLEERDYIDSHREISPLRQADDAIVLDNSNLTMDEQLALVKNMVNEKLQ, from the coding sequence TTGAAAAAGATCAATATTGCCATCGACGGATATTCGTCTTGTGGAAAAAGTACCATAGCAAAGCAATTAGCGAAAGAGCTTCAATATATATTCATTGATTCTGGTGCGATGTATCGGGCGATTACTTTATTTTTTTTACAAAAAAATATTGCAGCCAGTGATATCGAAGCGATTAGGTCCGAGATTTCCAATATTCATTTGCATTTTGAATTTAATACCACTACGCAAAAAAATGAAGTGGTTTTGAATGGAGTCAATGTTGAAAGTCAAATCCGAAATTTGAATATTTCTAATAATGTCAGTCATTATGCAGCGATTGCAGAGATTAGAAAGTTGGCAGTAGCACAACAACAGTCAATTGGAAAAAATAAGGGTGTGGTGATGGATGGTCGTGACATTGGCACAGAAGTATTTCCTGATGCTGAGTTGAAATTATTTATGACTGCCACACCTGAAGTGAGAACAGAACGTAGATATAAAGAATTGGTTGCGACACAACCCGATATCACTCGCGAGGAAGTACGCAAAAATCTTGAAGAGCGCGATTACATTGATAGCCACCGAGAAATAAGTCCGTTAAGACAGGCAGACGATGCTATTGTTTTAGATAATTCCAACTTGACTATGGATGAACAATTGGCATTGGTAAAAAATATGGTGAACGAAAAATTACAATAA
- a CDS encoding SOS response-associated peptidase — MCYYTSNTKSIEALKRRYKKSGSSTISEYSPQLEFSGFEFPIMPIIIENSDEILLSNWGLWPAWANDDFNKMHTLNARLETLNDKPSFQTVVQQKCLVPAEAFFEWKWLNKAGSKKEKFRIEVVSQEIFSLAGLWTERRLGNLMYHSFTILTIDANPLMAEINNQKKRMPLIISQENEAAWLENKLDLSKNNVELIPISLDQQLSLF; from the coding sequence ATGTGCTATTATACCAGTAATACAAAATCTATTGAGGCTTTAAAAAGGAGATATAAAAAATCAGGAAGCTCCACGATTTCTGAATATTCTCCTCAATTGGAATTTAGTGGTTTTGAATTTCCTATAATGCCTATAATTATTGAAAATAGTGATGAAATATTATTAAGTAATTGGGGACTTTGGCCTGCTTGGGCAAATGATGATTTTAATAAAATGCATACTTTGAATGCTAGGTTGGAAACTTTAAATGATAAGCCTTCGTTTCAAACAGTTGTTCAACAAAAATGTTTAGTGCCTGCAGAAGCATTTTTTGAATGGAAATGGTTGAATAAAGCAGGCTCAAAAAAGGAAAAATTTAGGATAGAGGTAGTTTCTCAAGAAATATTTTCACTAGCAGGTTTATGGACGGAAAGGAGACTAGGTAATTTGATGTATCACTCATTTACTATCTTAACAATAGACGCCAATCCCTTAATGGCTGAAATTAATAATCAGAAAAAAAGAATGCCGCTCATTATCTCGCAAGAAAATGAAGCGGCATGGCTTGAAAATAAGTTAGATTTAAGTAAAAATAATGTAGAATTGATTCCTATTTCTCTAGACCAACAATTATCTTTATTTTAA